A single region of the Chitinispirillum alkaliphilum genome encodes:
- a CDS encoding Acetylornithine aminotransferase has protein sequence MRNIYNSTGHELKYSNFIRAENCTLIDSEGKKYLDLESGVWCTSIGHSHPRITETISEQSSKMMHSGYCYLNPIIDIAADKIIDITGIGSGKCVFLCSGSESVEYAVKLSRSISDKRRLLTMKNCYLSAYGISGERSEDDWVHFDWANDSVIEKIDFSQIAAFVFEPGSSLGLVRFPPANLIQQIVSNIRRNGGIVIANEVTTGTGRTGKWFGYQHYGFIPDIVAIGKGLGNGYPVSCVAISEEIVNRINPDRFHYAQSHQNDPLGAAIAKQVIEILETEDLLDRANEIGSMISRKLEEIRSKYGIIKEVRHRGLMIAIEFEENEECSFAQMINSKLLEKHIILVKRPGYEVFRIDPALTIELKDVEYFLKSLETAIAEVRTKTSGSARRSKSAPSTEANSASTQSSIKLQRLSITAGTACEWRETLVAMPVCP, from the coding sequence ATGAGGAATATCTACAATAGCACTGGACACGAACTAAAGTATTCGAATTTCATCAGAGCAGAAAACTGCACTCTTATCGATTCTGAAGGAAAGAAGTATTTGGATCTTGAGTCAGGTGTCTGGTGCACTTCAATAGGACATTCCCACCCGCGAATTACCGAGACCATTTCAGAACAATCCAGCAAGATGATGCACTCGGGCTATTGTTACCTCAATCCGATAATTGATATAGCAGCTGATAAAATTATTGATATCACTGGAATAGGTTCAGGCAAGTGCGTTTTTCTATGCTCAGGAAGTGAATCTGTTGAGTATGCAGTAAAACTGAGCAGGAGCATTTCTGATAAGCGACGTTTATTGACCATGAAGAACTGCTACTTATCCGCTTACGGGATTTCTGGAGAGCGTTCCGAGGATGACTGGGTTCATTTCGACTGGGCAAATGATAGCGTGATAGAGAAGATTGATTTTAGCCAAATCGCTGCATTTGTATTTGAGCCTGGGAGCTCTTTGGGGCTCGTTAGATTTCCACCTGCGAATTTGATTCAACAGATTGTGTCGAATATTAGACGCAATGGAGGAATCGTAATAGCAAACGAAGTCACAACCGGCACTGGGCGTACCGGTAAATGGTTTGGATATCAGCATTACGGATTCATCCCGGATATAGTAGCCATTGGCAAGGGCTTGGGAAATGGATATCCTGTGAGTTGCGTGGCAATATCCGAAGAAATCGTGAATAGGATAAACCCAGATAGATTCCATTACGCACAATCTCATCAGAATGATCCATTAGGAGCTGCAATTGCGAAACAGGTCATTGAAATCTTAGAAACTGAAGACTTGCTTGACAGAGCAAATGAAATCGGGTCAATGATTAGTAGAAAACTGGAAGAGATTAGAAGCAAATACGGAATAATAAAAGAAGTTCGTCACAGAGGGCTGATGATTGCAATTGAGTTTGAGGAAAATGAAGAATGTTCGTTTGCTCAAATGATTAATAGTAAATTACTTGAGAAGCATATTATCCTTGTGAAGCGACCGGGATATGAAGTATTTCGAATCGACCCCGCATTGACAATAGAATTGAAAGATGTTGAATATTTTCTGAAAAGTTTGGAAACAGCAATTGCAGAGGTTAGAACAAAGACATCGGGAAGCGCGCGAAGAAGTAAGAGTGCCCCAAGCACAGAAGCCAATAGCGCCAGCACGCAATCATCCATAAAGCTTCAAAGACTCAGCATTACTGCTGGTACAGCGTGCGAGTGGCGAGAAACGTTGGTGGCCATGCCTGTTTGCCCCTAA
- a CDS encoding NADPH-dependent FMN reductase, giving the protein MRKVLLITGTVREGRKSPRATKLIHKHLLKNESVEVATADLADLDIPMLKERLKFLKDPHPDIVKLGKLIVESDTLIIVSPEYNGSMPGVLKNALDHYIDEYEDKTVGIVTVSKGPRGGDSCYLNLKELFRRLDARRTVHLKINKVNETLSEDGDDLDEYGERVDEFLGDVLG; this is encoded by the coding sequence ATGAGAAAAGTTTTACTTATAACAGGTACAGTAAGAGAGGGCAGAAAGTCCCCAAGAGCAACAAAACTGATTCATAAACACCTGCTTAAGAATGAGTCGGTTGAAGTAGCAACTGCAGATCTGGCAGACCTTGATATTCCCATGCTTAAAGAACGTCTCAAATTTCTCAAAGATCCACACCCCGATATCGTCAAATTGGGTAAACTTATTGTTGAGTCTGATACTTTGATTATTGTTTCCCCGGAGTACAACGGTTCTATGCCCGGTGTACTGAAAAATGCACTGGACCACTATATAGATGAATATGAAGATAAAACCGTGGGGATAGTTACCGTATCGAAGGGACCCCGGGGAGGTGATTCCTGTTACTTGAATCTGAAAGAACTGTTCAGACGACTGGATGCACGCAGAACGGTACATCTGAAAATTAACAAAGTTAACGAGACTCTTTCGGAGGATGGTGATGATCTGGATGAGTATGGGGAGAGGGTTGATGAGTTTTTGGGGGATGTTTTGGGGTGA